A genome region from Brassica oleracea var. oleracea cultivar TO1000 unplaced genomic scaffold, BOL UnpScaffold00613, whole genome shotgun sequence includes the following:
- the LOC106319758 gene encoding uncharacterized protein LOC106319758 translates to MRTRASMPFRDGDFGNQRIKAVQIRFDTHQDEGLGRYVKGKMDIVGVVSSFHIKEEHDRWALLAVFSFWNWQESGIPVTEGYGFSLVSSNQLKTLFQYNQLDGKAFLLVIHFDGLGTRGKVWLRVQVHDLPNTSRLVYDGLFVEKGSNF, encoded by the exons ATGAGAACTAGGGCATCGATGCCTTTTCGAGATGGGGATTTTGGAAATCAAAGGATTAAAGCGGTGCAGATTCGGTTTGATACTCATCAGGATGAAGGTCTGGGAAGATATGTTAAGGGAAAGATGGATATCGTGGGGGTGGTTTCATCATTTCATATTAAGGAAGAACATGATCGATGGGCATTGTTGGCGGTTTTCAGTTTctg GAACTGGCAAGAATCAGGGATACCGGTTACAGAGGGTTACGGCTTTAGTTTGGTCTCATCAAACCAACTAAAGACACTGTTCCAGTACAACCAGCTGGATGGAAAAGCTTTTCTTTTGGTGATTCATTTCGATGGGTTGGGTACAAGAGGGAAAGTATGGCTAAGGGTGCAAGTGCATGATCTTCCTAACACATCCAGATTGGTGTATGATGGTCTTTTTGTGGAAAAGGGTAGCAATTTTTAG